The Streptomyces collinus DNA segment GCTGGTCGACATCGGGCTGGAACTGCCCGCCGAACCGGAGCTGGAGGCGTTGCAGCACGAGGACGTGGCCCGGCTGCTGCCGGTGCCGCGGGCGGAGAGCGACAAGTACCGGCGGGGCGTGGTCGGGATCGCCGCCGGGTCGGCGCGGTATCCGGGGGCCGCTGTGCTGGCGGTGTCGGGCGCGCTGCGGGGCGGGGCCGGGGCCGTGCGGTACGTCGGGCCGGCCGGGGACGCCGTCATCGCGCGGTTTCCCGAGACGCTCGTGTCGGACCAGGGGCCGAAGCACGCAGGGCGGGTGCAGGCGTGGGTGGTCGGGCCGGGGGCCGGGGACGACGCGGCGACGGTCGCGGAGGTGCTGACCGTGGACGTGCCGGTGCTCATCGACGCGGACGGGCTGCGGCTGGCGGACGCGGAGGTCGTGCGGGGGCGGCGGGCGCCGACGCTGATGACGCCCCATGCGGGGGAGGCGGCGGCGCTGCTGGGCGTGGACCGGGGGGAGGTCGAGGGCGGTCGCCTGGCGGCGGTTCGGGAGCTGGCACGGCGGTACGGGGCGACCGTGCTGCTGAAGGGGTCCACGACGCTGGTGGCCGACTCGGGGGGCGGGGCGGTGCGGGTCAATCCGACGGGGACGGGGTGGCTGGCCACGGCCGGGAGCGGGGACGTGCTGTCCGGGCTGGGCGGGTCGTTGCTGGCGGCGGGGTTGTCGGCGGTGGATGCGGGGAGTGCCGGGGCGTATCTGCACGGGCTGGCTGGGCGGTTGGCGGCGGACGGGGCGCCGGTGGGGGCGCATGACGTGGCCGACGCGGTGCCGGGGGCTTGGCGGAATGTTGTGGGGTGAGGGGTGAGGGCTTAGGGGCGCGGGGGCGGGGAGCCGGGGGAGGGCTGATTGCGGGTGCGGGTGCGGGTGCGGGTGCGGGTGCGGGCCGGTGAGGGCCGTTGTGGGAGTGGGTCGCCCCCTCCGCCCCTTCCCGTCCCGACCCGGGGGCTGCCGCTCCCGCACCCCCGCTTTCGGTCTGAACGGCCTCGTCCTCAAGCGCCGGACGGGCTGGTGGGTGCGGCTGGTGTGTCCGGGTGACTTCTGCCGCGTGGCGGTCCCGGCCTGGACTGCGTCCCGTGCGCCCGCCCGCGTCCCTGCTTCGGTCTGGCGGCCGTGTCCTCAAGCGCCGGACGGGCTGGTGGGTGCGGCTCGTGTGTTCGGGTGACACGCCCATGCCCTGCTCCCAGTTCTTCATCGCGTTCGGCTCGGTGGGCTGCGTCGATCTCACCGTGAGCGACGCGCGGCGGCTGTGGGGCGTGCTGCGGAAGGGCGACCGGGTGTTGGTGTGGGGCCGGCGGCCGGGGACGTAGCGGACCTGCTGCCGGAGCCCTCTGAGACACTGGGCGCGATGAGCGAGAGAACAGCCCCGACCGCGCCCCTGCGGGCCCGGGCCGAGATCGACCTGGCCGCCCTGCGGGCCAATGTGCGGGCCCTGCGCGCCCATGCGCCGGGCGCGGCCGTGATGGCCGTGGTGAAGTCCGAGGCATACGGCCACGGGGCTGTGCCGTGCGCCCGCGCGGCCGTCGCCGCGGGGGCGACCTGGCTGGGCACGGCCACGCCGGAGGAGGCCCTGGCCCTGCGGGCCGCCGGGCTGCCGGGCCGCATCATGTGCTGGCTGTGGACGCCCGGCGGACCCTGGCGCGAGGCGATCGAAGCCGACCTGGACGTGTCCGTCAGCGGGATGTGGGCCCTGGCGGAGGTCGTCGGGGCGGCCAGGGGAGCCGAGCGGCCCGCCCGCGTGCAGCTCAAGGCCGACACCGGCCTCGGGCGGGGCGGCTGCCAGCCCGGCGAGGACTGGGCCGAACTGGTCCGGGAAGCGCTGCGGGCCGAGGCCGAGGGACTGCTGCGCGTCACGGGGCTGTGGTCGCACTTCGCCTGCGCCGACGAGCCCGGGCACCCCTCCATCGCCGACCAGCTCGGCGTGTTCCGGGAGATGGTCGCGTACGCCGAGGGGCAGGGCGTGCGGCCCGAGGTCCGTCACATCGCCAACTCGCCGGCCACCCTCACGCTCCCCGAGAGCCACTTCGACCTGGTCCGCACCGGCATCGCCACCTACGGCATCTCGCCCAGCCCCGAGCTGGGCACCCCGGCCGACTTCGGGCTGCGCCCGGTGATGACGCTGTCCGCCTCGCTGGCCCTGGTCAAGCACGTGCCGGGGGGCCACGGCGTCAGCTACGGCCACCGGTACGTGACCCCCGGCGCGACCACCCTCGGCCTGGTGCCGCTGGGCTACGCCGACGGCATCCCGCGGCACGCCTCCTCGGCCGGGCCGGTCCTGGTCGAGGGCAAGTGGCGCACGATCGCCGGGCGGGTCGCCATGGACCAGTTCGTGGTGGATCTGGGGGGCGACGAGCCCGCGGCGGGGGCCGAGGCGCTCCTGTTCGGGCCGGGGGATCGCGGAGAGCCCACGGCGGAGGACTGGGCCCAGGCGGCCGGAACCATCGCCTACGAGATCGTGACCCGGATCGGAACGCGTGTTCCTCGCGTCTATGTGAATGAGGAACGGGACGGGTAACTCGC contains these protein-coding regions:
- a CDS encoding NAD(P)H-hydrate dehydratase, which encodes MRTAYSVETVRNAERELMARLPEGALMQRAAAGLAAACADLLGRVYGSRVVALVGSGDNGGDALYAGARLARRGAGVTAVLLAPERTHAAGLAALRRAGGRVAGAGDGEALVEGADLVVDGIVGIGGKGGLRPEAVPLAAAAQRSRGAVVAVDLPSGVDADTGEVHGVAVQADLTVTFGTHKPGLLIDPAREYAGSVRLVDIGLELPAEPELEALQHEDVARLLPVPRAESDKYRRGVVGIAAGSARYPGAAVLAVSGALRGGAGAVRYVGPAGDAVIARFPETLVSDQGPKHAGRVQAWVVGPGAGDDAATVAEVLTVDVPVLIDADGLRLADAEVVRGRRAPTLMTPHAGEAAALLGVDRGEVEGGRLAAVRELARRYGATVLLKGSTTLVADSGGGAVRVNPTGTGWLATAGSGDVLSGLGGSLLAAGLSAVDAGSAGAYLHGLAGRLAADGAPVGAHDVADAVPGAWRNVVG
- the alr gene encoding alanine racemase, with the translated sequence MSERTAPTAPLRARAEIDLAALRANVRALRAHAPGAAVMAVVKSEAYGHGAVPCARAAVAAGATWLGTATPEEALALRAAGLPGRIMCWLWTPGGPWREAIEADLDVSVSGMWALAEVVGAARGAERPARVQLKADTGLGRGGCQPGEDWAELVREALRAEAEGLLRVTGLWSHFACADEPGHPSIADQLGVFREMVAYAEGQGVRPEVRHIANSPATLTLPESHFDLVRTGIATYGISPSPELGTPADFGLRPVMTLSASLALVKHVPGGHGVSYGHRYVTPGATTLGLVPLGYADGIPRHASSAGPVLVEGKWRTIAGRVAMDQFVVDLGGDEPAAGAEALLFGPGDRGEPTAEDWAQAAGTIAYEIVTRIGTRVPRVYVNEERDG